Proteins co-encoded in one Desulfitobacterium hafniense DCB-2 genomic window:
- the fusA gene encoding elongation factor G: MARQFPLEKTRNIGIMAHIDAGKTTTTERILFYTGRVHKIGEVHDGAATMDWMVQEQERGITITSAATTAQWKGHRINIIDTPGHVDFTVEVERSLRVLDGAVAVFCSVGGVEPQSETVWRQADKYGVPRIAYINKMDRMGADFFRGVSMIADRLGANPVPIQIPIGAEDQFKGIIDLVTMKAMIYTDDLGTTSDVADIPGDLVDQANEYREKLLEAVADTDEELMMKYLEGEELTEEEIRNGIRKGTIGLKFIPVVCGSSFKNKGVQPLLDAVVEYMPAPTDVPNIKGVHPETGEADERHSSDKDPFSALAFKIMADPYVGKLAFFRVYSGVLGSGSYVYNSTKGKRERIGRILQMHANHREEIPEVYAGDIAAAVGLKDTTTGDTLCDDKAPIILESMQFPDPVINVAIEPKTKQDQEKMGTALARLAEEDPTFKMHTDQDSGQTIIEGMGELHLEIIVDRLQREFKVECNVGRPQVAYKETIRRAVKSEGKFVRQSGGRGQYGHCWIEIEPLEQGSGFEFVNKIVGGVIPREYIAPIGQGIEEAMQNGIQAGYPVMDIRATVYDGSYHDVDSSEMAFKIAGSMAFKAGAAKADPAIIEPVMKVEVTVPEEYMGEVIGDMNSRRGRIEGMEATGTAQIVRGFVPLSEMFGYATDLRSKTQGRGVYVMMFDHYEEVPKNIAEGIVAKRAGA, translated from the coding sequence GTGGCAAGGCAATTTCCATTAGAGAAAACGCGGAATATCGGGATTATGGCCCATATTGATGCGGGTAAAACGACCACGACCGAGCGTATTTTGTTCTACACCGGGCGTGTTCATAAGATCGGGGAAGTTCACGATGGAGCAGCAACCATGGACTGGATGGTTCAGGAGCAGGAGCGTGGGATTACCATTACTTCTGCAGCGACGACAGCCCAATGGAAAGGCCATCGTATTAACATCATCGATACACCAGGGCACGTGGACTTTACCGTCGAGGTAGAGCGCAGCTTGCGTGTACTTGACGGAGCTGTAGCAGTGTTCTGCTCTGTCGGCGGTGTTGAGCCTCAATCTGAAACAGTATGGCGGCAGGCGGACAAGTACGGTGTACCCCGTATCGCCTATATTAACAAAATGGATCGTATGGGTGCAGATTTCTTCCGGGGAGTATCTATGATTGCTGACCGGTTAGGTGCAAACCCTGTACCGATCCAAATTCCGATTGGCGCAGAGGATCAATTCAAAGGAATTATTGACCTCGTAACCATGAAGGCTATGATCTATACGGACGATTTAGGCACCACCAGCGACGTTGCCGATATCCCCGGAGACTTAGTCGACCAAGCCAATGAATATCGTGAGAAGCTTCTGGAAGCAGTTGCTGATACAGATGAAGAGCTCATGATGAAATATCTCGAAGGTGAAGAACTGACCGAAGAAGAGATTCGTAACGGAATCCGTAAAGGAACAATTGGGCTGAAGTTTATCCCAGTGGTCTGTGGCTCTTCGTTCAAGAATAAAGGGGTGCAACCACTACTTGATGCGGTTGTAGAGTATATGCCAGCCCCAACTGATGTACCGAATATTAAAGGGGTGCATCCGGAGACCGGTGAAGCTGATGAACGCCATTCCAGCGACAAAGATCCGTTCTCTGCCTTGGCCTTTAAGATCATGGCTGACCCTTACGTGGGTAAATTGGCATTTTTCCGGGTATACTCGGGAGTCCTGGGTTCGGGATCCTATGTTTACAACTCAACCAAAGGCAAACGGGAGAGAATCGGCCGGATTCTCCAAATGCATGCCAACCACCGGGAAGAGATTCCCGAGGTCTATGCAGGAGATATCGCCGCAGCTGTGGGCTTAAAAGATACCACCACCGGGGATACCCTCTGTGATGACAAAGCCCCCATCATTCTCGAATCCATGCAATTCCCTGATCCTGTCATCAACGTGGCCATTGAGCCCAAGACGAAACAGGACCAGGAGAAGATGGGTACCGCTCTGGCTCGTTTGGCTGAGGAAGATCCCACCTTTAAAATGCATACCGACCAGGATAGCGGGCAAACCATCATCGAAGGAATGGGTGAGCTTCACCTGGAAATCATCGTTGACCGTTTGCAGCGTGAATTTAAAGTCGAGTGCAATGTGGGACGTCCTCAGGTTGCTTACAAAGAAACCATCCGCCGTGCTGTTAAATCTGAGGGTAAGTTCGTTCGTCAATCCGGTGGACGTGGACAATACGGACACTGCTGGATCGAGATTGAACCTCTGGAGCAAGGCAGTGGTTTCGAGTTCGTCAACAAAATCGTGGGTGGCGTGATTCCCAGGGAATATATCGCTCCCATCGGTCAGGGGATCGAAGAAGCCATGCAAAATGGTATCCAGGCAGGCTATCCTGTGATGGATATCCGGGCTACAGTCTATGACGGTTCTTACCATGATGTAGACTCTTCCGAAATGGCCTTTAAGATCGCCGGCTCTATGGCCTTCAAGGCTGGTGCGGCGAAAGCTGATCCTGCTATCATCGAGCCCGTTATGAAGGTAGAGGTTACTGTACCTGAGGAGTATATGGGTGAGGTTATTGGCGATATGAACTCCCGTCGGGGACGGATTGAGGGCATGGAAGCCACAGGAACAGCACAAATCGTTCGCGGGTTTGTCCCGCTTTCCGAAATGTTTGGCTATGCCACCGACCTTCGTTCCAAGACCCAAGGGCGCGGTGTCTACGTCATGATGTTTGACCACTACGAGGAAGTGCCCAAGAATATCGCTGAAGGCATTGTTGCTAAACGCGCCGGCGCTTAA
- the rpsJ gene encoding 30S ribosomal protein S10 codes for MSSQKIRIRLKAFDHKTLDQSAEKIVETAKRTGARVSGPIPLPTEKSIYTILRSPHVNKDSREQFEMRTHKRLIDILEPTSKTVDALMRLDLPAGVDIEIKL; via the coding sequence ATGAGCAGTCAAAAAATTCGTATCCGCCTGAAAGCGTTTGATCACAAAACATTGGATCAATCAGCAGAGAAAATTGTTGAAACAGCCAAGAGAACAGGTGCCCGTGTCAGTGGACCGATTCCCCTTCCCACTGAAAAAAGCATTTATACCATTCTTCGTTCTCCCCACGTTAACAAGGATTCTCGCGAGCAATTCGAAATGCGGACTCATAAACGCCTGATCGATATCCTGGAGCCAACCTCCAAAACGGTGGATGCTCTGATGCGTTTAGATCTTCCCGCTGGCGTCGATATCGAAATCAAACTCTAA
- the rplC gene encoding 50S ribosomal protein L3, which yields MSKGILGKKVGMTQVFTEEGHLIPVTVVEAGPCYVIQKKTKATDGYNAIQVGFGALRERLANKPQKGHVAKASVKPMRYIREFRVDDVDAYEIGQEITAEVFAAGDAVDVVGISKGKGFAGMIKRHGAGRGPMKHGSKYHRRTGSLGAKGPARVFKGRNLPGRMGGERVTVQNLKVVRVDADKNMILVKGAVPGAKKSLLILKPSVKAK from the coding sequence GTGTCGAAAGGAATTTTGGGTAAAAAAGTGGGTATGACCCAGGTTTTCACGGAAGAAGGACATCTTATTCCCGTGACTGTGGTCGAAGCAGGTCCTTGCTATGTCATCCAAAAGAAAACGAAGGCAACGGATGGTTACAACGCAATCCAGGTTGGCTTTGGTGCTCTGAGGGAAAGACTGGCGAACAAGCCGCAAAAAGGACATGTTGCAAAAGCTTCTGTGAAGCCGATGCGCTACATTCGTGAGTTCCGCGTGGATGATGTGGATGCTTACGAAATCGGACAAGAAATCACGGCTGAAGTGTTTGCTGCAGGTGATGCAGTGGACGTAGTCGGAATCTCCAAAGGTAAAGGCTTTGCCGGGATGATTAAACGTCATGGTGCCGGCCGCGGACCCATGAAGCATGGTTCCAAGTATCATCGCCGTACCGGTTCCCTCGGCGCGAAAGGCCCGGCTCGTGTATTTAAGGGCCGCAACCTGCCAGGGCGCATGGGTGGCGAGCGGGTTACCGTTCAAAACCTGAAGGTTGTTCGGGTGGATGCGGATAAGAATATGATTCTCGTCAAAGGCGCTGTACCCGGCGCGAAAAAGTCATTGCTCATTCTGAAGCCTTCCGTTAAGGCGAAGTAA
- the tuf gene encoding elongation factor Tu, protein MAKQKFERTKPHVNVGTIGHVDHGKTTSTAAITLVLSKAGGAVAQAFDQIDKAPEERERGITISTSHVEYETANRHYAHVDCPGHADYVKNMITGAAQMDGAILVVSAADGPMPQTREHILLARQVGVPYIVVWLNKADMVDDPELMELVEMEIRELLSEYEFPGDDIPIIPGSGLKALQCGCGSRDCEWCGKIWNLMDAVDSYIPTPERATDKPFLMPVEDVFTITGRGTVATGRVERGVIKVGDEIEIVGLTEAPRKTVCTGVEMFRKLLDQAQAGDNIGALLRGVDRKDIERGQVLAKTGSIKPHTKFTGEVFVLSKEEGGRHTPFFNNYRPQFYFRTTDVTGVVTLPEGTEMVMPGDRVTITCEIISPIAMEEGLRFAIREGGRTVGAGVVVSIIE, encoded by the coding sequence ATGGCAAAGCAAAAATTCGAACGTACTAAACCCCACGTTAACGTTGGAACCATCGGTCACGTTGACCATGGTAAAACCACCTCTACTGCTGCTATCACCTTAGTTCTTTCCAAAGCCGGCGGCGCAGTAGCCCAAGCATTCGACCAAATCGACAAGGCTCCGGAAGAAAGAGAGCGTGGAATCACCATCTCCACTTCTCACGTTGAGTATGAAACCGCTAACCGCCACTATGCTCACGTTGACTGCCCAGGCCACGCCGACTATGTTAAAAACATGATCACCGGTGCTGCCCAAATGGATGGAGCTATCCTGGTTGTATCCGCTGCTGACGGCCCGATGCCCCAAACCCGTGAGCACATCCTCCTTGCCCGTCAAGTAGGTGTTCCTTACATCGTGGTTTGGTTGAACAAAGCCGACATGGTAGATGATCCGGAACTCATGGAACTGGTTGAAATGGAAATTCGTGAACTCCTCTCCGAGTACGAATTCCCTGGCGATGATATTCCCATCATTCCCGGTTCCGGCCTGAAAGCTCTCCAATGCGGTTGCGGATCCCGTGATTGTGAATGGTGCGGCAAGATCTGGAATCTGATGGATGCTGTTGACTCCTATATTCCAACTCCAGAGCGTGCTACCGACAAGCCTTTCCTTATGCCTGTGGAGGACGTATTCACCATTACCGGTCGTGGTACCGTTGCTACCGGTCGTGTCGAGCGCGGTGTGATTAAAGTCGGTGACGAGATTGAAATCGTTGGTTTGACAGAAGCTCCTCGCAAAACCGTTTGCACCGGCGTGGAAATGTTCCGCAAGCTCCTTGACCAAGCTCAAGCAGGGGACAACATCGGAGCTCTTCTCCGCGGTGTGGATCGTAAAGATATCGAACGCGGTCAAGTACTTGCTAAAACCGGTTCTATTAAACCTCACACCAAATTTACCGGCGAAGTTTTCGTACTGAGCAAAGAAGAAGGCGGACGTCATACCCCATTCTTCAACAACTACCGCCCTCAGTTCTACTTCCGTACAACCGACGTTACCGGTGTTGTAACCCTTCCTGAAGGAACGGAAATGGTTATGCCCGGAGACCGTGTTACCATCACTTGCGAAATTATCTCCCCTATCGCTATGGAAGAAGGACTTCGTTTCGCTATCCGTGAAGGTGGCCGTACTGTTGGAGCCGGCGTTGTTGTCAGCATCATCGAATAG
- the rplD gene encoding 50S ribosomal protein L4, protein MPKVQVVNMQGSPVGELELDEYVFGIEPNTHVMHQAVVGQLASQRRGTHSTLLRGEVRGGGRKPWRQKGTGRARAGSIRSPLWRGGAVLFGPKPRKYGFSLPKKVRRLALRSALSSKVNEQKLIVLEDLSLNEAKTREMVKVLQALNVGKKALIVTDEFMETIDRSARNIAGIKTTAVEGMNIYDLLNSDVIVMTKAAVTKTEEVLA, encoded by the coding sequence ATGCCAAAGGTTCAAGTAGTTAATATGCAAGGTTCTCCCGTTGGAGAGCTGGAGCTGGATGAATATGTGTTCGGTATTGAACCCAATACCCATGTTATGCACCAGGCAGTAGTAGGACAACTGGCCAGCCAAAGACGTGGTACTCACTCCACCTTACTCCGTGGAGAAGTTCGCGGAGGCGGCCGCAAGCCCTGGCGTCAAAAAGGTACCGGCCGGGCTCGCGCAGGCAGCATTCGTTCACCTCTATGGAGAGGCGGCGCTGTGCTTTTCGGACCCAAGCCCCGCAAATATGGCTTCAGCCTTCCTAAGAAGGTTCGCCGCCTGGCTTTGCGTTCAGCCCTTTCTTCCAAGGTAAACGAACAAAAACTGATCGTATTGGAAGATTTGAGCTTGAACGAAGCAAAAACCCGGGAAATGGTTAAAGTTCTGCAGGCCCTGAATGTCGGCAAAAAAGCTTTAATCGTTACAGATGAATTTATGGAAACCATCGATCGTTCTGCCCGCAATATTGCTGGGATCAAAACCACTGCAGTAGAAGGCATGAATATTTACGATCTTCTCAATTCTGATGTCATCGTCATGACCAAAGCAGCGGTAACGAAAACGGAGGAGGTGTTAGCGTAA
- a CDS encoding 50S ribosomal protein L23: MRDARDVLKRPVISEKSVGLIEENKYSFWVDTAANKIEIKNAVEKMFKVKVVDVRTINVDGKKKRVGKHVGRTADRKKAIVTLKAGDRIEGFAGL; the protein is encoded by the coding sequence ATGCGCGATGCTCGTGATGTACTCAAACGTCCAGTGATTTCCGAGAAGTCTGTTGGACTTATTGAGGAAAACAAGTACTCCTTCTGGGTAGACACAGCGGCCAACAAGATTGAGATCAAGAATGCTGTGGAAAAGATGTTTAAAGTTAAAGTCGTTGATGTTCGTACCATCAACGTCGATGGTAAAAAGAAGCGTGTCGGAAAACACGTAGGTAGAACAGCAGACCGTAAAAAGGCGATTGTTACGCTTAAAGCTGGAGATCGCATTGAAGGCTTTGCTGGCCTGTAA